Proteins from a single region of Geothrix sp. PMB-07:
- a CDS encoding site-specific integrase, which yields MVHILRQNPVKVIFWGLAVALRQIEISKESLDGLKPATMAYEVMDTRLDGFGVRVNPSGKIAFILRWSLHCRDGRGTLGTYPVMTVAAARKKASVWIGMVANGEDPRLEKQRLRAAQTVKEFMKDWLSKHVSQLSKKTIKDYTRIANKVILPALGTRMVADVTEKDALELHQSLAAHPRSANMALAVLSSALSSAEEWKQRPQGSNPCLHVLRFEEEERVRSLSEEEMAAFTAFLDQNEEKHALPVAQLRLLLMTGARLDEVKKLEWAWVDLEGGVICIPKGQHKTGRKTQKNRLVALGPNAVELLRARAKRKLSKWVFPGEDGPYSGLHSWWQRRRNTELKKIGLNDFHIHDLRHTFATWARLKDVDLDAVGDLLGHTTSRQTRRYAHVMPTKLRADVGLVEQSMSKGS from the coding sequence GTGGTCCACATTCTCCGTCAGAATCCCGTCAAAGTGATTTTTTGGGGTTTGGCCGTGGCGCTCCGTCAAATTGAGATCAGCAAGGAATCCCTTGATGGCCTGAAGCCCGCAACGATGGCCTATGAGGTGATGGACACGAGGCTGGATGGATTCGGCGTGCGCGTGAATCCATCAGGAAAGATCGCCTTCATTCTTCGATGGAGCCTCCATTGCCGGGACGGGCGCGGAACGCTTGGAACTTACCCAGTGATGACCGTCGCGGCCGCCCGTAAGAAAGCCTCTGTGTGGATTGGAATGGTGGCCAACGGCGAGGATCCGCGTCTGGAGAAACAGCGCCTACGGGCCGCGCAGACAGTGAAGGAATTTATGAAGGACTGGCTCAGCAAGCACGTCTCGCAGCTGAGCAAGAAGACCATCAAGGATTACACCCGTATCGCGAACAAGGTGATCCTCCCTGCCCTCGGTACCCGCATGGTGGCAGATGTGACCGAGAAGGATGCCCTTGAGCTTCACCAGTCCTTAGCGGCCCACCCTCGTTCCGCAAATATGGCCCTTGCGGTGCTCTCCAGCGCCCTTTCCAGCGCCGAGGAGTGGAAGCAGCGGCCGCAAGGCTCGAATCCCTGCCTACACGTCCTCCGGTTCGAGGAGGAGGAGCGAGTCAGGTCTCTCAGTGAAGAGGAAATGGCCGCCTTCACAGCCTTCCTCGATCAGAACGAGGAGAAGCATGCCCTGCCAGTTGCTCAACTGCGCCTCCTCTTGATGACCGGTGCACGTCTCGATGAGGTTAAGAAACTCGAGTGGGCTTGGGTGGACTTGGAAGGGGGTGTGATCTGCATCCCGAAGGGTCAGCACAAGACAGGCCGAAAGACCCAGAAAAACCGCCTGGTGGCATTGGGACCGAACGCGGTGGAACTGTTGCGAGCGCGGGCCAAGCGGAAGCTGTCGAAGTGGGTCTTTCCTGGTGAAGATGGTCCCTATTCCGGCCTACATAGCTGGTGGCAGCGGCGACGGAACACCGAATTGAAGAAGATCGGCCTGAATGATTTTCACATCCATGATCTTCGCCACACATTCGCCACCTGGGCCAGGCTGAAAGACGTGGACCTCGATGCTGTGGGAGATCTCCTCGGGCACACCACGAGCCGTCAAACCCGCCGGTACGCCCATGTCATGCCCACCAAGCTGAGGGCTGATGTGGGTCTAGTCGAGCAAAGCATGTCCAAGGGAAGTTGA
- a CDS encoding helix-turn-helix domain-containing protein: MEFQPMLSLRTISLLAGVSRQRVLREIAAGHLKAHTVGKRTVILASDLVEWLGTNPSNKQGASSVKPTVPLLAGITPGNPMRYVQRIAYSVAEFAALTSLSIKTIHRQIADGRLRGLKIGPKGRLVIPAEAAEEWLRSLQVRKVG, encoded by the coding sequence ATGGAATTTCAACCCATGCTTTCACTCCGGACTATCAGCCTTCTAGCAGGTGTCTCACGTCAACGTGTTCTCCGAGAGATCGCCGCTGGTCACTTGAAGGCCCACACAGTGGGTAAGCGAACCGTCATTCTCGCATCGGACCTGGTGGAGTGGTTGGGTACGAATCCATCCAACAAACAAGGCGCATCGTCGGTTAAACCGACGGTCCCACTTTTGGCGGGGATTACGCCGGGGAACCCGATGCGTTATGTCCAGCGGATTGCCTATTCTGTTGCAGAATTTGCGGCCCTCACATCCCTATCCATCAAAACGATTCATAGGCAGATTGCAGATGGACGCTTGAGGGGGCTGAAAATCGGTCCAAAGGGACGCCTGGTCATCCCTGCCGAAGCGGCCGAAGAATGGCTTCGAAGTCTTCAGGTCAGGAAAGTGGGTTAG
- a CDS encoding DUF1376 domain-containing protein, whose translation MKALPYYKFYWQDWRASRTVQRMNYVERGLYRELLDECWVEGSIPSDHVELADICGCPEQVLTDAWQMLSKCFKDAGNGRLINLRLNEERTEHDQIRAAKAIAGRSGGLAKSNKVTPLVADAKQLLAAASGCHIEEKEKKKKKSREEKHTPPPPKGGGCEADECVDEVLTIWREVCVPAGLPEVIKVTPPRRKALRERLRDQGWIDLFREACIYAARSPEGSWMRGEGEMRWKATLDYFLKPGSVEKTVEKARAPLSVLRPPSNRQPVMAADEAHRLQVQRMPVMKLERVGAS comes from the coding sequence ATGAAGGCCCTGCCCTATTACAAATTCTACTGGCAGGATTGGCGGGCCTCGAGGACCGTCCAGCGGATGAATTATGTCGAGCGTGGGCTATACCGTGAATTGCTCGATGAATGCTGGGTCGAAGGATCAATCCCCTCAGATCATGTCGAGTTGGCCGACATTTGCGGGTGTCCCGAGCAAGTGCTAACGGATGCTTGGCAGATGCTAAGCAAGTGCTTCAAGGATGCTGGGAATGGACGTCTCATCAACCTGCGACTGAACGAAGAGCGTACAGAGCATGACCAAATAAGGGCCGCCAAAGCGATTGCCGGGAGATCTGGAGGCCTTGCTAAATCCAACAAGGTCACACCCCTTGTAGCAGATGCTAAGCAACTGCTCGCGGCGGCTAGCGGATGCCATATAGAAGAGAAAGAGAAAAAGAAAAAGAAGAGTAGAGAAGAAAAACACACCCCCCCACCCCCTAAAGGGGGAGGCTGTGAGGCTGATGAATGCGTAGATGAGGTTCTAACCATCTGGCGAGAGGTTTGTGTCCCTGCAGGGCTGCCTGAGGTGATCAAGGTCACTCCGCCACGCAGGAAGGCCCTTCGGGAGCGATTGAGGGACCAGGGTTGGATCGACCTTTTTCGAGAGGCCTGCATTTACGCGGCAAGATCTCCAGAGGGTTCCTGGATGCGTGGTGAAGGGGAGATGCGGTGGAAGGCTACCCTCGACTACTTCTTGAAGCCTGGGAGCGTCGAAAAGACCGTGGAGAAGGCCCGTGCTCCGCTTTCGGTGCTCAGGCCTCCATCCAATCGTCAGCCTGTGATGGCCGCCGATGAAGCGCACCGCCTTCAAGTCCAGAGAATGCCGGTCATGAAACTTGAACGTGTGGGTGCCTCATGA
- a CDS encoding IS3 family transposase yields MSGASQRKEGAAYLTATGFSQRRAARAMGLSRSYVRYSRRVKLDGLDERIVQLAHANPRYGHRRVWALLRRLQLRVNLKRVHRVFKAHGLQVRRRPKKHLRTGQHVPMKSGYPNQVWSYDFVHDSCLNGEVVKCLTLTDEFTKEALVIEVASSFKAEEVMQVLKRLFQTRGWPAFLRSDNGPEFIAHDLQVWLMATGAQTFYIPPGSPWANGVAESFNSKFRDECLNMEAFSSLAEAKVIVEAWRRRYNEERPHSSLGYLTPTEFRCTIELAQLGLPATGALPPDPRDLSLWAPPVEANALTEKARAFPLANTVRCISEALKSLPSVALPSPEMEAKLPSPGSSWPTGH; encoded by the coding sequence ATGAGTGGCGCGTCGCAGCGAAAGGAGGGGGCGGCATACCTGACGGCCACCGGCTTCTCCCAGCGGCGCGCTGCCCGGGCCATGGGCCTGAGCCGTTCCTATGTCCGGTATTCACGCCGGGTGAAACTGGATGGGCTGGACGAGCGGATCGTCCAGCTTGCCCATGCCAACCCCCGCTATGGCCACCGGCGCGTCTGGGCCCTCCTGAGGCGGCTCCAGCTCCGGGTGAACCTGAAACGGGTCCACCGGGTTTTCAAAGCCCATGGCCTCCAGGTCCGGCGGCGTCCCAAAAAGCACCTCCGGACCGGCCAGCATGTGCCGATGAAATCCGGGTATCCCAACCAGGTCTGGTCCTACGACTTCGTCCACGACAGCTGCCTGAACGGCGAGGTCGTGAAGTGCCTGACGCTCACCGACGAGTTTACGAAGGAGGCGTTGGTCATCGAAGTGGCCTCCTCCTTCAAGGCCGAGGAGGTCATGCAGGTCCTCAAACGCTTGTTCCAGACCCGGGGATGGCCCGCATTCCTGCGCAGTGACAACGGCCCCGAGTTCATCGCCCATGACCTCCAGGTCTGGCTGATGGCCACCGGTGCCCAGACCTTCTACATCCCCCCGGGCTCGCCCTGGGCCAACGGCGTGGCCGAGAGCTTCAACAGCAAGTTCCGGGACGAATGCCTGAACATGGAGGCCTTCTCCAGCCTGGCTGAGGCCAAGGTCATCGTCGAAGCCTGGCGCCGTCGCTACAACGAGGAGCGCCCGCACAGCAGCCTGGGCTACCTCACCCCAACCGAGTTCCGCTGCACCATTGAACTGGCTCAGCTCGGTCTCCCTGCGACGGGGGCTCTGCCCCCGGACCCCCGGGATTTATCGCTTTGGGCACCCCCGGTGGAGGCCAACGCCCTGACAGAAAAGGCCAGGGCGTTTCCCCTGGCCAACACCGTCCGGTGCATCTCCGAAGCGCTCAAGTCGCTTCCCAGCGTTGCTCTACCCTCTCCGGAGATGGAAGCCAAGCTACCATCTCCTGGAAGCTCCTGGCCAACCGGCCATTAG
- a CDS encoding transposase, producing MRTSKFTEEQIVGLLREAEKGEQTVDALCRARGITAQTFYRWRKKYGGVEVSDVRHMRQLEKENAQLKRLLAERELDIAALKTVLRKK from the coding sequence ATGAGGACAAGCAAGTTCACCGAGGAGCAGATCGTGGGGCTTCTCAGAGAGGCGGAGAAGGGGGAGCAGACGGTCGATGCCCTCTGCCGGGCCCGTGGGATCACGGCGCAGACCTTCTATCGATGGCGAAAGAAGTATGGCGGAGTCGAGGTTTCCGATGTCCGGCACATGCGGCAGCTTGAGAAGGAGAACGCCCAGCTCAAGCGCCTTCTGGCAGAACGGGAGCTGGATATCGCAGCCCTGAAAACGGTTCTCCGAAAAAAATGA
- a CDS encoding tail assembly protein: MKRIRLYGALRSKFGKEFRLNVATPAEAVRALCSMVRGFKEHLQKHSEPGYQIIVGGEARGEQLLEAPMGEELIQIVPVVAGAKDGLTTLVLGAALVYLSAGTGAFSLAGWGASAGMASAVGSLGLAMVMGGAAQMLSSPQDLNTQAGDKGPDDTPTYAFSGPHLTTGQGNPVPVGYGRLRIGGAIVSLGISPETWPDKGFGGKAADNNGNPGGTGDLTPWVWAVGPS; the protein is encoded by the coding sequence ATGAAGCGCATCCGACTCTATGGTGCCCTGCGTTCCAAATTTGGAAAGGAATTCCGCCTGAATGTGGCCACACCGGCTGAGGCGGTCCGCGCCCTGTGTTCGATGGTACGGGGGTTCAAGGAACACCTGCAGAAACATTCAGAACCCGGGTACCAGATCATCGTAGGTGGTGAGGCCCGTGGTGAACAATTGCTCGAGGCACCCATGGGCGAAGAATTGATTCAGATTGTACCTGTGGTGGCGGGCGCCAAGGACGGGCTCACCACGTTGGTGCTGGGTGCCGCCCTGGTGTACCTCAGTGCGGGCACGGGGGCTTTCTCTCTGGCCGGGTGGGGTGCTTCCGCAGGAATGGCCAGCGCTGTGGGCAGCCTGGGCTTGGCCATGGTCATGGGTGGGGCAGCGCAGATGCTCAGTTCGCCGCAAGATCTGAACACCCAAGCCGGAGATAAGGGACCTGACGACACGCCCACTTATGCTTTCAGCGGCCCGCACCTCACCACAGGCCAGGGCAATCCAGTTCCAGTCGGCTATGGACGCCTGCGCATTGGAGGAGCCATCGTTTCCTTGGGCATCAGCCCGGAAACCTGGCCAGACAAGGGTTTCGGAGGTAAGGCCGCAGACAATAATGGGAACCCTGGCGGGACTGGCGACTTGACGCCTTGGGTGTGGGCCGTGGGTCCATCCTGA